One Chlamydiota bacterium DNA window includes the following coding sequences:
- the dnaB gene encoding replicative DNA helicase, translating into MAAPETVLDKLPPQNLDAEMGVLGAMLLDREAIGHAIEAITADSFYKGAHAMIFSAVVELFDANEPVDIITLSEHLKKRKELEAVGGASYISALLDAVPSAANVSHHLKIVREKALLRRLIAAASGIVSRCYDGGEEVNELLDEAEREIFDIAQRRDTQGFVKVGELIKHSIETVESLYQKKEYVTGVPTGYTDLDTHTAGFQPSDLIIIAARPSMGKTSLALNIAEHAAIVGKIPTAVFSLEMAREQLVLRMLCSHARVSAHNVRTGFISEKHDFPKLVNAAGKLAAAPIYIDDSPALSVLEMRAKARRLAAREKIGLVIVDYLQLMRSYSKKVENRQQEISEISRSLKALARELAVPVIVLSQLNREAEARPDHRPRLSDLRESGAIEQDADVVLLLFREEYYEPDNEEAKGRAEVIIAKQRNGPVGNVKLTFLEECTHFENYTPRGDEEGTPVDG; encoded by the coding sequence ATGGCCGCGCCGGAAACCGTTCTCGACAAGCTTCCCCCGCAGAATCTCGACGCGGAGATGGGCGTTCTCGGCGCGATGCTGCTGGACCGGGAGGCGATCGGGCACGCCATCGAGGCCATCACCGCGGACAGTTTCTACAAGGGCGCCCACGCCATGATCTTCTCGGCGGTCGTGGAGCTCTTCGACGCCAACGAGCCGGTGGATATCATCACCCTCTCCGAGCACCTGAAGAAGCGCAAGGAGCTCGAGGCGGTCGGCGGCGCCTCCTACATCAGCGCCCTCCTGGACGCGGTCCCCTCCGCGGCGAACGTCTCCCACCACCTAAAGATCGTGCGGGAGAAGGCCCTCCTCAGGCGGCTCATCGCCGCCGCCTCCGGCATCGTCAGCCGCTGCTACGACGGCGGCGAGGAGGTCAACGAGCTTCTCGACGAGGCCGAGCGGGAGATCTTCGACATCGCCCAGCGCCGCGACACCCAGGGGTTCGTCAAGGTCGGCGAACTGATCAAGCACAGCATCGAGACGGTCGAGAGCCTCTACCAGAAGAAGGAGTACGTCACCGGCGTCCCCACCGGCTACACGGACCTCGACACGCACACGGCGGGGTTCCAGCCCTCCGACCTGATCATCATCGCGGCCCGCCCCTCGATGGGGAAGACGAGTCTCGCCCTGAACATCGCCGAGCATGCCGCGATCGTCGGGAAGATCCCGACCGCGGTCTTCAGCCTCGAGATGGCGCGGGAGCAGCTCGTGCTGCGGATGCTCTGCTCCCACGCCCGCGTCAGCGCCCACAACGTCCGCACCGGCTTCATCTCGGAGAAGCATGACTTCCCGAAACTCGTCAATGCGGCGGGGAAGCTCGCCGCGGCGCCGATCTACATCGACGACAGTCCCGCCCTCTCCGTGCTTGAGATGCGCGCGAAGGCGCGGCGCCTCGCCGCGCGCGAGAAGATCGGCCTGGTGATCGTGGACTATCTGCAGCTGATGCGCTCCTACTCGAAAAAGGTGGAGAACCGGCAGCAGGAGATCTCGGAGATCTCGCGCTCGCTCAAGGCGCTCGCCCGCGAGCTCGCGGTCCCGGTGATCGTCCTCTCCCAGCTCAACCGGGAGGCCGAGGCGAGGCCGGATCACCGCCCGCGCCTCTCGGATCTGCGTGAGTCGGGCGCCATCGAGCAGGACGCGGACGTCGTGCTGCTCCTTTTCCGGGAGGAGTACTACGAGCCGGACAACGAGGAGGCCAAGGGGAGGGCGGAGGTGATCATCGCCAAGCAGCGGAACGGGCCGGTCGGAAACGTCAAGCTTACCTTCCTCGAGGAGTGCACGCATTTCGAGAACTACACCCCGCGCGGAGACGAGGAGGGCACCCCCGTTGACGGCTGA
- a CDS encoding 50S ribosomal protein L9, which produces METEIVLMHDVPGLGAQGDIKKVSPGYARNYLFPRALAAPATPRHIKALEIEKAKREAEARRALEELRREAETLSKASCTIQVQAGEDGKLFGSVTAAHIAEALEKAGFPLGKRQVELEEPLKELGVFNVAVRLHKEVAATVKVWIVEK; this is translated from the coding sequence ATGGAAACCGAAATAGTGTTGATGCATGACGTGCCGGGCCTCGGCGCGCAGGGGGATATCAAGAAGGTTTCGCCGGGGTACGCCCGCAACTACCTGTTCCCGCGCGCACTGGCGGCGCCGGCGACGCCGCGCCATATCAAGGCGCTCGAGATCGAGAAGGCCAAGCGCGAGGCCGAGGCGCGCCGCGCGCTCGAAGAACTCCGCCGGGAGGCCGAAACCTTGAGCAAGGCCTCCTGCACGATACAGGTGCAGGCGGGTGAGGACGGCAAGCTGTTCGGCTCCGTCACCGCCGCGCATATCGCCGAGGCGCTGGAGAAGGCCGGTTTCCCCCTCGGCAAACGGCAGGTGGAGCTCGAGGAGCCGCTGAAGGAACTCGGCGTGTTCAACGTGGCCGTCCGCCTCCACAAGGAAGTCGCCGCCACGGTGAAGGTCTGGATCGTCGAGAAGTAA
- a CDS encoding 30S ribosomal protein S18, with product MKKVFVRKKKCRFCVDKVDDINYRDVGMLRKMITEKGKILPSRITGTCAPHQRRLARAIKQARQIALLPFVAE from the coding sequence ATGAAAAAGGTGTTCGTCAGGAAGAAGAAGTGCAGATTCTGCGTCGACAAGGTGGACGATATCAACTACCGCGACGTGGGGATGCTCAGGAAGATGATCACGGAGAAGGGCAAGATCCTGCCCAGCCGTATCACCGGCACCTGCGCGCCGCACCAGCGGCGCCTTGCGCGCGCGATCAAGCAGGCGCGCCAGATCGCCCTGCTTCCGTTCGTGGCCGAATAG
- a CDS encoding aminoacyl-tRNA hydrolase, translated as MKLIVGLGNPGAEYEGTRHNIGAEVVELLAARAGCTLARKWRLKAWAGRAVVGGATVTLARPRTYMNVSGAAVASLVRWFDCEADDLIVVSDDIALELGRVRVRPGGGAGGHKGLESIIACLGTEGFARVRVGIGAPPGDQVRHVLGRFSGPERAAADSARQRAADAVEEILRSGVHGAMNRFNAGPAG; from the coding sequence ATGAAACTGATCGTCGGCCTGGGCAATCCCGGCGCGGAGTACGAAGGGACCCGGCACAACATCGGCGCGGAGGTGGTCGAACTGCTCGCCGCGCGGGCCGGCTGCACACTCGCGAGGAAGTGGCGGCTCAAGGCCTGGGCGGGGAGGGCGGTTGTCGGCGGCGCGACGGTCACGCTCGCGCGGCCGAGGACCTACATGAACGTGAGCGGCGCGGCGGTCGCGTCGCTGGTCCGCTGGTTCGACTGCGAGGCGGACGACCTCATCGTGGTGAGCGACGACATCGCCCTCGAGCTCGGGCGGGTCCGGGTGCGTCCCGGCGGCGGCGCGGGCGGGCACAAGGGGCTCGAGTCGATCATCGCCTGTCTCGGGACGGAGGGGTTTGCGCGGGTGCGTGTCGGGATCGGCGCGCCTCCCGGGGATCAGGTGCGGCACGTGCTGGGCAGGTTCTCGGGCCCCGAACGCGCCGCGGCCGACAGCGCCCGACAGCGGGCTGCGGACGCCGTGGAGGAGATACTCCGGAGCGGCGTGCACGGGGCGATGAACCGATTCAACGCCGGCCCGGCGGGATGA
- the bamA gene encoding outer membrane protein assembly factor BamA, producing MTADRRWTTQTGRGRNRRGPRGLGPLGRLAAAASLAVSLLGAGRAAALQCEGEKVTAVAVMGNRTVSDTLIFNKLETREEGLFSEETVRADVTRLYELGYFANISVDVERAEGGVKVAYVVKEKPELREIGFKGNAALSTERLRREMKSKPGEALNERLLVEDQDALSKLYAAEGFPAAEVRYEIVTHTERPEAIAVFTVREGERQAISRIVFSGNDHVPAKRLVTLMQTKRRAPWPLFKWPLSYLYSTGLLDEDAFSDDLERIRAYYASLGYVDMKYGAVEKKLSPDGRFIDIEIAVEEGGTYQVGEVTISGNKIYDTDELRRALTMGPDSVFSPNALQADINAVRALYFAKGHTDAEIASEKRLNPETGRIDIAYAVKEYDPYYVGRIDIRGNTRTKDHVIRREIGVMPGDVFNALKIQRSRERLENTGYFDSVKVASSPGEEGRTQNLSVDLEEGKTGQLSFGAGFSSIDGFIGFAEIAQSNFDALNLPYFTGGGQKLRVRAELGFERQDFLFSFTEPYFMGRKLAAGFDLYSRNSQYLSDYFNEDRLGGDLRLGKAFGEFYRGDVVYKMENVRMDVDDDASAEMRAEDGDSLISSVSFGLSRDTRDSIVFPHRGDVSSVTAEFAGLGGDAEFVKIEAMASQYFVPIESFPDHVVRVAGTAGLGRAYGDSSDIPMSERFFLGGGDSIRGFEYRDVGPRDSNDEPIGGEAMIAGSLEYTFPLVSKIRGAAFFDMGNVYSTPSDFMDGIVASVGMGVRLNLPVGPIKLDYGIPIITDDWTEGENGAFSFNVGTIF from the coding sequence TTGACGGCTGATCGCCGCTGGACGACTCAAACCGGGCGCGGGCGAAACCGTCGGGGGCCGCGCGGGCTCGGACCGCTGGGGCGCCTCGCCGCCGCCGCGTCTCTGGCCGTTTCCCTCCTCGGCGCCGGGCGCGCCGCCGCCCTGCAGTGCGAGGGGGAGAAGGTGACGGCCGTCGCCGTGATGGGGAACCGCACGGTGAGCGACACGCTGATCTTCAACAAGCTCGAGACGCGGGAGGAGGGGCTCTTCAGCGAGGAGACGGTCAGGGCGGACGTCACCCGCCTCTACGAGCTGGGCTACTTCGCCAACATCAGCGTCGACGTCGAGCGCGCCGAGGGGGGGGTCAAGGTCGCCTACGTCGTGAAGGAGAAGCCCGAACTGAGGGAGATAGGGTTCAAGGGCAACGCGGCGCTGTCGACCGAGCGGCTCCGGCGCGAGATGAAGTCCAAACCCGGCGAGGCGCTGAACGAGAGGCTCCTCGTGGAGGATCAGGACGCCCTCTCGAAACTGTACGCGGCGGAGGGGTTCCCGGCGGCGGAGGTGCGGTACGAAATCGTGACCCACACGGAACGGCCCGAGGCGATCGCGGTCTTCACGGTGCGCGAGGGGGAGCGGCAGGCGATCAGCCGCATCGTCTTCTCCGGGAACGACCATGTCCCGGCGAAACGCCTCGTGACGCTGATGCAGACGAAGCGCCGCGCCCCCTGGCCGCTCTTCAAGTGGCCGCTGAGCTACCTGTACTCGACCGGCCTGCTGGACGAGGACGCGTTCTCCGACGACCTCGAGCGGATCAGGGCCTACTACGCCTCGCTCGGCTACGTGGACATGAAGTACGGCGCGGTGGAGAAGAAGCTCTCCCCCGACGGCCGCTTCATCGACATCGAGATCGCGGTCGAGGAGGGGGGCACCTACCAGGTGGGCGAGGTCACGATCTCGGGCAACAAAATCTACGACACGGACGAGCTCCGGCGCGCGCTCACCATGGGGCCCGACAGCGTCTTCTCCCCCAATGCCCTGCAGGCGGACATCAACGCGGTCCGGGCGCTCTACTTCGCCAAGGGGCACACGGACGCCGAGATCGCCAGCGAGAAGCGGCTGAATCCCGAGACCGGCCGGATCGACATCGCCTACGCGGTAAAGGAGTACGACCCGTACTACGTAGGGAGGATCGACATCCGCGGCAACACCCGGACCAAGGACCACGTCATCCGGCGCGAGATCGGCGTGATGCCCGGAGACGTCTTCAACGCCCTCAAGATCCAGCGGAGCCGGGAGCGGCTGGAGAACACCGGCTACTTCGACTCGGTGAAGGTCGCGTCGTCGCCGGGTGAGGAGGGGCGGACGCAAAACCTGTCGGTGGATCTGGAGGAGGGGAAGACCGGGCAGCTCAGCTTCGGGGCCGGCTTCAGCTCGATCGACGGGTTCATCGGATTCGCGGAGATCGCCCAGAGCAACTTCGACGCGTTGAATCTCCCGTACTTCACCGGCGGCGGGCAGAAGCTCAGGGTGCGGGCGGAGCTCGGATTCGAGCGGCAGGACTTCCTCTTCAGTTTCACCGAGCCGTACTTCATGGGGCGGAAACTCGCCGCGGGCTTCGACCTGTACTCCCGCAACAGCCAGTACCTGAGCGACTACTTCAACGAGGACCGCCTCGGAGGCGATCTCCGCCTCGGCAAGGCGTTCGGGGAGTTCTACCGCGGGGACGTCGTCTACAAGATGGAGAACGTCCGCATGGACGTCGACGACGACGCCTCGGCCGAGATGCGGGCCGAGGACGGCGACAGCCTCATCAGCTCCGTCAGCTTCGGGCTCTCCCGCGACACCCGCGACTCGATCGTCTTCCCGCACCGCGGCGACGTCTCGAGCGTGACGGCGGAGTTCGCGGGCCTCGGCGGCGACGCGGAGTTCGTCAAGATCGAGGCGATGGCAAGCCAGTATTTCGTCCCGATCGAAAGCTTCCCCGACCACGTGGTCAGGGTCGCCGGGACGGCGGGCCTCGGGCGGGCGTACGGCGACTCCTCGGATATCCCGATGTCGGAGCGGTTCTTCCTCGGCGGCGGCGACAGCATCCGCGGTTTCGAGTACCGCGACGTGGGCCCGCGCGACTCCAACGACGAGCCGATCGGGGGCGAGGCGATGATCGCCGGGAGCCTGGAGTACACCTTTCCGCTCGTCTCCAAGATCCGGGGCGCCGCCTTCTTCGACATGGGGAACGTCTACTCGACGCCCAGCGATTTCATGGACGGCATCGTGGCGTCGGTCGGGATGGGCGTGCGTCT
- the rpsF gene encoding 30S ribosomal protein S6, whose amino-acid sequence MKLYEGMFILKPDLPEEQTAKVAEGISGEITKAGGTIVECSLSPKQRLAYQIKKHNDGCCLIVRFRIEGPAMEGLNKRLRVNPGLLRHMITVYTPPPVKPAPPPAPAPEPAKTA is encoded by the coding sequence TTGAAATTGTACGAAGGGATGTTCATACTGAAGCCGGATCTCCCCGAGGAGCAGACCGCCAAGGTCGCCGAGGGGATCTCGGGGGAGATCACGAAGGCGGGCGGAACGATCGTCGAGTGCTCCCTCTCCCCCAAACAGCGTCTCGCCTACCAGATCAAGAAGCACAACGACGGCTGCTGTCTCATCGTCCGTTTCCGGATCGAGGGGCCGGCGATGGAGGGGTTGAACAAACGGTTGCGGGTGAATCCGGGCCTGCTGCGGCACATGATCACGGTATACACGCCGCCGCCGGTCAAACCCGCCCCCCCGCCCGCCCCCGCCCCCGAGCCGGCGAAGACCGCCTGA
- a CDS encoding 50S ribosomal protein L25 yields MARMQLNAQVRTQHGTRNVRRMRRSGIIPGVLYGDVKENILIGVDGKELHRILHGKGGDSSIIDLQISGEGLDAPFKKTVIVKEVQRDNIKDAVIHVDFAAISMTEKLVAQVAIVRTGDPVGVTLGGILEQILREVEVECLPTDLPEAITVDVSGLNIGDSVKISDLKVPAGVEILDDADLTLFTVSVPKAEKVEEAAPAEGAAAEGAPAEGEEKKAEGEEKEGAKGEAKEGAKAEEKEGGKGKEREGGKGKGKGKE; encoded by the coding sequence ATGGCGCGGATGCAACTGAACGCACAGGTGAGGACCCAGCACGGGACGAGGAACGTCCGGCGGATGCGCAGGAGCGGGATCATCCCCGGGGTGCTCTACGGTGACGTGAAGGAGAACATCTTGATCGGCGTGGACGGCAAGGAGTTGCACAGGATCCTGCACGGCAAGGGCGGCGACAGCTCGATCATCGACCTCCAGATCTCGGGGGAGGGGCTGGATGCGCCGTTCAAGAAGACCGTGATCGTGAAGGAGGTCCAGCGCGACAATATTAAGGACGCGGTGATCCATGTCGATTTCGCGGCGATCTCGATGACCGAGAAACTGGTCGCGCAGGTCGCCATCGTCCGCACCGGAGACCCGGTGGGGGTGACGCTGGGCGGGATCCTCGAACAGATCCTGCGCGAGGTCGAGGTCGAGTGTCTGCCCACCGACCTCCCCGAGGCGATCACCGTGGACGTGAGCGGGCTCAACATCGGCGACAGCGTCAAGATCTCCGACCTGAAGGTCCCGGCGGGGGTCGAGATCCTCGACGACGCGGATCTCACGCTCTTCACCGTCTCCGTGCCCAAGGCGGAGAAGGTCGAGGAGGCCGCCCCGGCAGAGGGCGCGGCCGCCGAGGGCGCTCCGGCGGAGGGCGAGGAGAAGAAGGCCGAGGGCGAGGAGAAGGAGGGCGCCAAGGGAGAGGCCAAGGAGGGCGCAAAGGCCGAGGAGAAGGAGGGGGGCAAGGGCAAGGAGAGGGAGGGCGGCAAGGGCAAGGGGAAGGGCAAGGAGTAG
- the ssb gene encoding single-stranded DNA-binding protein translates to MASLNRVFLIGNLTKDPTLRYTPGGAAVADLRLAVTSSFASKTGERKEETCYVDVVAWGRQAETASEYLKKGSPIFVEGRLQLDTWETAEGEKRSRHRVRAAIVQFLGRGEGRGGAAGGKGGRAQEMPDEVLDVDRPPVDDVPAAGEGAGDVDVPF, encoded by the coding sequence ATGGCCAGTCTGAACAGGGTATTCCTCATCGGCAATCTCACGAAGGACCCGACGCTCCGCTACACGCCGGGCGGCGCCGCCGTCGCGGACCTGCGCCTCGCGGTCACCAGCAGCTTCGCGAGCAAGACCGGCGAGAGGAAGGAAGAGACCTGCTACGTGGACGTGGTCGCCTGGGGGCGGCAGGCGGAGACCGCTTCGGAGTACCTCAAGAAGGGGTCGCCGATCTTCGTGGAGGGGCGCCTCCAGCTCGACACCTGGGAGACCGCCGAGGGGGAGAAGAGAAGCAGGCACCGGGTGCGGGCGGCCATCGTGCAGTTCCTCGGACGGGGCGAGGGGAGAGGCGGCGCCGCGGGCGGCAAGGGCGGCAGGGCGCAGGAGATGCCCGACGAGGTCCTCGACGTCGACCGTCCTCCCGTCGACGATGTGCCCGCCGCGGGCGAGGGCGCGGGGGACGTGGACGTTCCCTTCTGA
- a CDS encoding NTP transferase domain-containing protein: protein MKSLTCVILAAGEGKRMKSAYGKVSHALAGRPIISYVVEAARALEPERIAVVVGHDAERVKKAAGEGVDFVLQEEQRGTGHAVMQARPLFERAGGDLLLLSGDVPLITAETLTMLRETHRASGAVCTLLTAVLKNPTGYGRVLRRANGKPHKIVEEKDADRFQKAVEEINSGSYLFDIPSLLGVLDRLSPENRQREFYLTDAIELLAAGGGIVEAVRTEDPGEVLGINSRDDLARMEGLLQRRIQKAHMRNGVTIVDPGSTYIEASVSIGRDTIIRPFSVLSGPARVGVGCRIGPFSHIRAGTILEDGAEIGNFVEVKASTIGSGAKALHLSYLGDAAVGKGANIGAGTVTANYDGREKHRTEIGDGAFIGSGTTLVAPVKVGDGAVTGAGSVVLRGRDVPAGGVVAGVPAKPIRRGKRGND from the coding sequence ATGAAGAGCCTTACGTGCGTCATCCTCGCCGCGGGCGAGGGGAAGCGGATGAAGAGCGCGTACGGGAAGGTGTCCCACGCGCTGGCCGGAAGGCCGATCATCAGCTACGTGGTCGAGGCCGCCCGCGCGCTCGAGCCGGAGAGGATCGCCGTCGTCGTCGGGCACGACGCGGAACGGGTGAAGAAGGCGGCCGGCGAGGGGGTGGACTTCGTCCTGCAAGAGGAGCAGCGGGGCACCGGACACGCGGTGATGCAGGCGCGGCCGCTGTTCGAACGCGCCGGGGGGGACCTTCTCCTGCTGAGCGGCGACGTGCCGCTGATCACCGCCGAAACGCTGACGATGCTGCGGGAAACGCACCGGGCCTCCGGCGCCGTCTGCACGCTCCTGACGGCGGTGCTGAAAAACCCGACCGGCTACGGCAGGGTCCTCAGGCGGGCCAACGGGAAGCCGCACAAGATCGTCGAGGAAAAGGACGCCGACAGATTCCAGAAGGCGGTGGAGGAGATCAACTCGGGGAGCTACCTCTTCGACATCCCTTCGCTGCTCGGGGTGCTCGACCGGCTGTCGCCGGAGAACCGGCAGCGGGAGTTCTACCTCACGGACGCCATCGAGCTGCTGGCGGCCGGCGGAGGAATCGTCGAGGCGGTGCGGACGGAGGATCCGGGCGAGGTGCTCGGCATCAACAGCCGCGATGACCTCGCCAGGATGGAGGGGCTGCTCCAGCGCCGCATCCAGAAGGCGCATATGCGCAACGGGGTCACGATCGTCGACCCGGGGAGCACCTACATAGAGGCCTCCGTCTCCATCGGCCGGGACACGATCATCCGCCCGTTCTCGGTGCTGTCGGGGCCCGCCAGGGTCGGCGTCGGCTGCCGGATCGGTCCGTTCAGCCACATCCGGGCGGGGACGATCCTCGAGGACGGCGCGGAGATCGGGAACTTCGTCGAGGTGAAGGCCTCGACGATCGGGAGCGGCGCGAAGGCCCTGCACCTGAGCTACCTCGGCGACGCGGCGGTGGGGAAGGGCGCCAATATCGGCGCCGGGACGGTCACCGCCAACTACGACGGCAGGGAAAAGCACCGGACCGAGATCGGGGACGGAGCGTTCATCGGGAGCGGGACGACGCTGGTCGCGCCGGTCAAGGTCGGCGACGGGGCCGTCACGGGCGCGGGCTCGGTCGTGTTGCGGGGCAGGGATGTTCCCGCCGGCGGCGTGGTGGCCGGCGTGCCGGCGAAGCCGATACGGCGAGGGAAACGCGGAAACGATTGA